Within Theileria orientalis strain Shintoku DNA, chromosome 4, complete genome, the genomic segment ACTGAGGAGCCTGAAGGAGACTCGCCCGCCGTCAAGGGCGCTTTTGACAGGTATTTGATGCTCGAAGCCGACGACGGCTGCTACTTCGGATTCGACGTAGATAAGAACAAGCCAAACGTCAAGATCGAGTTATCTAAAAAGGTCGTCAACAGGACCAAGGGAAAGTACAAGACTGCCAGTATCACGGCCCTGGGATTGACCGGCGTTGGTCTGATTGGAGTCGTCGGATACCTATTGTAAGTTTGCGCAGCCTAGTTACAGTTATTTACCAAAACCCCTAGAGGCAGCTACTTTAGATAAGTTATTCAAAACTCTAATAACAACCGCCTTtaggaagaagaggaagaccGAACACACTTTTGTCTTCGACAATTCACAAAATGAGGTCATGGCCGGCTACTAAATGAAACGACACACCAATTTTAAAGTAAACTAATTACAGAAAAGTTAGTTTATCCCAAATTATCACCGTATTcatgtaatttatttataatatatgaataaacATTTCGTGTTCACGCCTATATAGTGTATGGCCGATTTGCTATGGTGTATTCAAGTTTATCTTCCCGTCATTTTCAGTTCcttgtaatttttattttaattaattttgtaaGCATATGTTATGCTGATAATTATAAAGTTGAAATGATCTTAAATGAATCTAAACGAGTCAAACGAGGGTTCATTGCCAATCACAGAATCTTCTCAGGTATTTAGCTATTTCAACTCACACTTTTGCATTATTTTGGACCTACGTAACTAGAAACTGAAGATTCTTAACatcattataaatatattgttaCTAATCTGCTTTTAGGAATGGCACATCCTTAATCTTCTCAGGGTAGGAGAAAGGGAGCTTTTCGAAACAAATCTTCAAGAATTTAGAAAAATACAGgtaaaaattgaaatatattatagCTAAAAGCGTAAACATCTATTTTGAGGGGTTACTCttaattttgtttgttGACCTAATCATGATGATAACTTCAGCTGACTGAATCGCAAGATGGGAAGGTTAGACTGTGTAAACTGATAAACGAAGTGCTGAGACTGGATCCCCAGTGTAAGTTTAGCCACAAAACGTCTACCAACGTCAACGTAGATTCGATCATACTAGTGGAGGACCTGTCACACCTCTTCAACGACTCGAACTTCGTAGTGCAAAAGCACGCGCTCTTCTCAATCACGAGTTGCCTGAACATCCTGATCAGCTACATAGTGGCCTCGAACGCACTGGTGCAGAATCTCAAAGAATTCGGACCAGTGGAAGCATATAAAACGAACCACATGGGCAGGTGCAGAAGCACGCAAACGAGAGTAGGAGCAAAGGGGTCAGAAGAGACCACAGGAGTGAGCACGCAGGGAAAGAATGAAGGGGAGAACGAAGATATCAGCGATAAGCTGCCTTTCGCAGAGGATAACCTGAGAGTTCTCGAAAGCTTCTCAGACCTGGCCTGCATAAGGTTCATCGCACACATAAGGCTGCTGGAGGAGACCTTCGCAGACGTAAAGTACAAATCGCTGCACAGCCTGCACTACCTAATACACACGAGGAACAGGTTGTACTCAGTGAACACGCTGAAGCTGTTGTTCTACGAGCTGGCAAACTACCCGAATTACCTGTGCAGACAGTGCACGGAAAACACACACGAGGACGGAGCCACGGACAACAGTAAAGGTAAACCTGGGAAGGACGCGAAGAATGGCGCTGAAAGCACGGAGGAGGGAAGCTTTGATATGTACGATACACTGTATAAATGGCACAAGGAGTCAGTGCAGCTGCTACAGTATTTGATATCGTCGTACCTGGACTAcaagaaaaagaaagaagCGACCGTCGAAAGCGGAATCATTAACAGTAACGAAAACACTAGGACTACAGCTAATAACAGCAACGAAAACACTAGGGCTACAGCTAATAACAGTAAAggtgaaaaggaaaacgtGGATGAGAGTGGTGGGAGTAGTAAAAGTGAGCCAAAGTTGGTGGGATGCATACTGAGTAGCGAAGTGGCGTCATGCCTAATTAGCTTCTACCCAGATTACTATTTCAACGAGTTCGTGGACTTTTTAGtgccgctgctgaagacggAGCACGCAGCGGTGTTCGAGAACATCCTATTCAGAATATTCGcaagcagcagctgcatAAAATACCACCacgtgctgctggagaaggtTAACAAGCAAGGATATAacctggacctgaaggaaGTATATAAGCTGGTGCAGTCGCTGCCGTCAAGACAAAGAGAGATGGAGAGAGGAAGCATGGTGGTGGTGGAAAGGGAAGAAGTGCACGACAAGAACAAGCTCTTCGACATCACAGATAAGCTCGTAAGCAGTTTagaagtggaagtggacGTTAAACTGAGTGAATACCCAGCAGCACAGCTGTTCGAGTTCGACAAGGAGCTGGTAAAAAACTACAGAAAGATTAAAAACAcgcaaattaaaattaacaggAATTTCTACAAACATAAGCCAGCAGACTTAACGCAAATACTGTACCCATCACCATACAAAGATTATGAGCAATTGGAAAGTGAAGGAAAGAGAAAGGGGAAGGCAGGTGAGCGGTATAAACAAGAGCacgaaaataaaattaacactGGTGTTTACACTGGTGTGGCCGCAGAGGTAGCAGCCGGTTTCGAGGGTCAGCAAGAGCACGGGAGAGTTAACGAGGGCTTTGAATCGCAAAGGGGCCTGGAAAGGAGAACCAAAGAACttaaaatagtaacagACGAGGTGATAGCACAAAATGAAAAACTGTTCGTGAGGCTGGTGGGAAGCCAGATGGTGGACACAGTGGCGACCTACAAGAGGTTCCTGAGGTTCGAAGTGGTCGCACAGAAGCAGGGACACTTCGACGCATTCTCGAAGCTGGTGCTGAACCATTGCCTCCTCTCGAACCTGGTGGAGTTCGAAAACAGCAAGGAGGTGATGTGCACCCTGCTGAATCACATGGCGGAGCACATACTGGTTAACGACGCAGACATGACCCACTTTAGACAAAACGAAGATTTTGGAGAAGTAACCTACGGACTAAGAGCACTGTTCATGTACGTAAACCAGGTGAGAGAGGTGAGTCTGTTCGTAAAGTACCTTAACAGACTTAACGACCTGGTGGTCTACTCGTACACGACGAACCTGGCGAAGTCGCTGGTGACGTATCGGAGCGTCACGGGAGAAGGCGACGACCACCACATGAAGGTGTACGAAAGCTTCGTCAACCTGGCGCTCTCGTACGTCTGCGCACACCTGTCGGAAATGGACGAGTACGGAGACTTCTGCGTGCACGCTCTCTCGAAGTTCGTGCTTAACCTGCCGAAGGTGCCGAGCAGAATCGCGGACCTGATCGTGCTCTGGGTTAACTCGAACAAACAGGGCAACGTGAAGCTGGCGTTCTCGCTGGTgtcgaacctgctgaagctgtcgGAGACCGTGACGAGAGTTAACTTCGAAAGCGTCCTGGGAAGAGACCACTACAAGTACACCTCGAACCTGTCCTTCGTAAGAAGGTCAATCTTCGTGGTATTCCTGACCTGCATAACGAGCGAAAAGGAGACGGTGTCGGAGCTgttcctgaagctgatatcGTCACAGAAGGGGCTatacaaaaacaataacaactacACGCTTAAGTCGCAGGAGGCGCTCCACGAGGAGTTCCTGAAAGAGCTGGAGAAGGCTAGGAGCGATAAGGCGTCGAAGggcgaagaggaagaagacaTGTACGACGACTGTGTGTACCTGTCGACGAGACCCCTGTGGCAGTGGCCGACGCGTTTAGTGGAGCTTTTGCGTAAAACGGGGAAGTACAAGTCGCTGATGGAGTTGAcggaagaggaaggagaaaatGGGAGTGGTGAAGACACGAACGAGGAGGGCGAAGGTAACATTAAGGCGGGCAGGAAGCAGGTTAAAAGTGGCACGCCAGCAAAGGAGGACATGTACTActtcgacgacgacgacgaagaggaggtGAACGAAGACATAGGAGCATGGATAGAGGAGAGCGTGACGCTTATGTCGCTACCAAACAGACTTAAAACGAGCACGTTCATAGCAACCACAGCAAGTAACCTGGCTACCACGAGTAAAAGGAAAGGAATGGGCATTCTAAGGCACGTGGACAGCACCTCGGAAGGACCGCAGCAGGGGCATGGGACCGTGTTGGGCGATTACGGCCACATGGGCGACGTTTACAACACGGACGCGGAAGAGCACCAGAGCCACGGAAGGGGAgacgacgaagaagagTCGGAGATGGACGTGGACGATGGCGCCTATGAGGCTGCCCCCGAAGGTGACGCTGAAGAGGCAGGGGAAGATGCCCTCAAGTGTGTGTACTACGAGCCGCTGCTTGCGTGCTGCAGCAAAAACAGCAGGCTCGTGTTTAGGCTGGCGGACCTGGCTAGCAAGTGCGTGGGCAGCGAGTTCTACGTGCGGTGTTCGCAAACGCTTTCAAAGTACCCGAAGgagctgcagctgctgatCAAGTAACTGATaattaccactactactactataGTTTCTACTGttattgctattgttaGCATTAGTGTTGCTATTAGTactattagttttattgctattgttattgCCATTATTAGCATTAGTGTTGCTATTAGTactattagttttattgctattgttattgCCATTATTAGCATTAGTGTTGCTATTAGTactattagttttattgctattgttgttgctagtgctattgttactatttgTATTACCGCTATTACCCTAGCAATGCTAGCACAACAACTACTAAGTATAAATTGCACCAGAACTACTAATATGACTTAGGTACGGTGAAGAGTACTCGGAGCTAGTCGAAAGCGCGTTGAAGGACACGAGGAAGAGGTGGAGCGACCTGATGTTTAAGTACGACGAAAGAAGTAATCTGGACAAGGAGCTGATGCTGCTGCTGATCAGAAATATGCAGAGCGTGCCTGAGTACCTGATACAAATGGCGCCGTTCCTGTCGCCAGCACAGCTGGACACACTGATGGTCTTCCTGTTCAGAAGATACGAAAAGGAAAAGCTGGTAAAGATACTGGACATAATCATAGAGACGCCGAAGGTGGCGCTGCCGCAGCACTTTTTGTACTCGACCTACAACTTCCAAGTGGCCTCAACAGCAACCTCGGACAAGGAGAGAGACTACATGAAGCTGCAGGTGAGTCTGCTGGACACGTGCATCACCTACTGCACGCACGGCAAGTTCTCAGTGGAGTCGGCGATCTCCTCGCTGTACCTGATCGTGGAGTCGTTCGAAAACATCAACTTCGTCTTCGGAAGACTCCTCTGCCAGTTCGTGCAGAAGATACCGCTCACGCGCAAGGTGGTGGTGGACGTGATCTTCCCGAAGCTGATTCAGAGGCAGTGCTGGCAGGACAAGCAGCTCTTCAAGGGCGTGGTCCTGAGCATCTGCACGCTCTGGAACCAGTTCAAGGACCAGCTGATGAGGTACGCGGCGGAGATGCCGAGCAGCAGCTCGAAGATGGTGCTGAGGGCGCTCCACAGCCAGCACAACCTGGCGGAGTACGCGAGGACGGCGACCGTGCCGCCGAACATGAAGGAGCTGCTCGAGGAGGTGGTGGCGAGCACGCAGAGCAGGGCAGGGTGAATCTACGACAACGGGGCAGGGCTGACGCCCACGATGGCAAGTCACCCGGAGGGAGCCGATTGAACGACACGCACAAGGGTAAATGTACTATATCTTTCGTGAGTAATTTATTGGTAGATATAGGCAAGGTGTGTGGGCGTAAATGTTAGTGAATAAGTAGATAAGAGTAGGAATCTCAGCGAGTGAGCATAGGAGGAGTGGAGAGTGGCGGAAAGTAGACATgggataaaaataaatgaaacCAAGGGGTAAAAACAACTATGTTACACCCTTTGTAGCAGTGGGTGTAGAATTGAACGAATGAAGTGAGATTGGCATAAACTAATTTATGTTCCCACAAGTATTAACGACAGCACTCGGAACATGGAACGGAAATGAACAAAGAGAAAAGAGACCAGcaaatattgaaaaaaagtGTCATTGtggaatttaaataattacaagTGAAAATTCAGCACTTCGAGCGGGGGTGGTTAGCGCAGTCGGTTAGCGCGCGGGTCTCATAATCCCGAGGTCGTGAGTTCGAGCCTCACACTAcccaaatttatattttgtaaaattcaAACAgcaaattcattttaaacacatcGTCATCTGATTAGTAAACGGTACTTTTagttatattgatttttacaACACACCTTCCCTAAGCATACACCACCCAGTAACtatagttaaaaattagcAAATGTAGTCAACAACTAGATTGTAGATGCGTCAAATGAACGTTCCAGTAACGgcaaataaaaagaaactgtaatatataagcaAAAGCACAAATACGTTGCATAATACCACACAACCGAATTCTAAACTCAATCACGGGCCTCCAATGGTTTTGGACATCAGCCTGGCCACAAACGAACCACTCACAGCAGAAGCGTTAAATGATGACGAGTCTATCCAAAATGACCTGGATAACCTCTCAAACTCATTTGAGGACTTAAACTTTGTAGATAGAAACATATCTGATCTAAAAAGAGAACTAATCTCTATAGATAAGGAGGAGGGCTTCGACGAGAACCATTTTCTACTGGAAAACGATGACAATACGCTGGAAGAAAATTTTTCAGAGACTGAAGTTGGCTCGAGGGCCGACTCACAGCAGCCCGGATCTCCTGCTAAGAGCTACTCGTCCCCCGAGACTCAGCAAGACCAGGCCAGGTTCGGACTGGAAGGGATTTTTGACGCAATGAAGACGTACTACACTGACAAATCTCCGTTTCTTCCCACCGGAAAGCTGGACACGGAGCCTTTGAAGCAAAGACTGCTCCAAGAGTAACGACCACTTACacagttattttatttagcagtatttatttatgtataagTAGACGTAAATTACATAGACGCAAATAGATACACGTTCATACAGACTAATACAAGCAATCAACACAGTTTATATCATAGTACCAAAAATACACACCACCTTAGGAATCCACAACCTCAAAGGACACTCGACGAGGACTCAATTTTCTTTGATAGATGTCTATCAAATTACAACTATGGGAAAACAACGAGCTTCCGCAACAGCAACTTCCCAAAACTATCGCTCGAAAcagtattttatgtattttataacGTACCAAGGGATGCAGTTCAGGACATGGCGGCAAAGGAACTCTTCAAAAGACAATGGAAGTACcatgaaaaaaacaaactgtGGTTCAAAAAGGATCAAGATAAGTGTAAGTTGAGATTATAAAGTGGCAAACGATTCTCAGTAACCTGGATTTACTTCGACCCAGCCTGCTGGTGCACAAGGAGCTTAAATTTAACGGCGGAGGTGGAAAGCTCACTGATGTCGAGAGAAGATCTGGATAAACTTTCGGAAAACCACGATTGAAATAATTTGTCAATCGCACAGTTAATGTAATCCATcgcaaaaataaaatactcaGTTAGGGATAATACACGCGTACATGATGTGTTAGTTACCAGGGTATGATATGGGTAAAATGGAGTTTAAAGCTTCTGCAAAAACACGTACAAACGCAGAGGTGCAAAATAGGGGAAAgttaaagaataaaaatagccAGTAGTTTACGAGCATATATTTGGAATCCTAGTCTTCTCCCCACCCACAAGAGGAAACCATTTCATAATCTTTTGGTCATCtgtacataatattttaattgaatCCACAGGTTTggtgtattttattatagtaTAGGCCTTTTCCAAAGGGAATTCAAGGATATTCCAGTTGCGCTAAGTAGAtgtttacattaaatataaaacttTAATATCGGAGTAATTTTGACCAATTTTAAGCCTGATTTAAAAACGACAGTTGAAAtcaaattcattttaaaaatagaattaaTATGACAACTTTCGTACCCCTATCTCAAGATACCGAGGGTGCCGTCAGCTCAGCATCTCTGGGTGACTGGGTACTGGGAATCCTAAAGGTTAGGAGTCCCACTAAAACGGCAAGCTACTACTCGCAGCTCCTGGACCAGTTCCAGGAGGTGGACGGGGAGCAAATCATAAAGGAGTCCTTCCAGCTCTTCGAGCTCCTGCTGAGCGAGCACTTGACAGTATTCGAGTTTCTGGAAGAAGCGAAGCAGAACGGGAACACAGCGATGCTGTCCCTAGACCCCTCCAGCAAGGTTGAGACCGAGGTAGGTGCAAATGGTACTTCAGATTAGGTGTAAAACAGACGCACTGAGGCCGTTTACATACGGATGGCACATCTAGTGTTCCACAATTTAATATTGGTTGTAGGTCAAGGTGAAGTATAGCGACGCCCTGAAGCAGGTCGAGGAGTACTTCACAGTGCTCATGTACATGTTGCAGCTCCGCTTCACGAGCTCGGGGCAGATAGAGAAGGCGGGGCAGCTGCTCCTGAAGGCGATTGAGGACGGAGACTCCTTTTTGGACCTGCGACTCCGCCTGCTGCAGATGCTCTACAACTCAGTGGAGCCCACGCTGCCCCTGAGAGTGCAGGTGTATATATCGATACTCGAGTTCGCGGCCAAGCACGGCATATTCCACACACTGGTTAACGTAGTCAAGGAGGTACAACGTAGTTATCATATTCACGTGTATTTTACGGCCATATAGTTAGACGCACTTGCAGACGctaattgtgtaaataggTGGACGAATGGATGGTTGATTGGTCAGTGGACAAGAAGAGTAAAATTAGAATATACCACATCATCGCGGAACAACTAGATAAGCTTAACAGAGCCGACTTAGCATATAAATTTTGGAAAAAACGCGTTGAGTCTTCAAGTGATCCAGAATTATTTACAACAGAGTACGTTAAATTACTACTAGTACAGAATTACCACAATAGAGCTACTAGTTTAACTTAACATAATAGAATTATTACACTACTAATATAACATTGCCACATTGCTATTACTAATATAACATTGCCACATTGCTAATACTAATATAACATTGCCACATTGCTAATACTAATATAACATTGCCACATTGCTAATACTAATATAACTATACTACTTTAACACAACTTCCATATGTGGTATAACTAGGccaataaatttatgtagGGAAAATCTGAATGCAACGGTGACCTTTGTGGTACGAAGTCTGAGATCAGAGCACATTCTGTACTTCGATCAGCTGTTGCTGATGCCGGCAGTTAATTACCTGAGGAACACACGCTACGCAAATCTAgtgacgctgctggaggTGTTCATCAGGGGCACtctggaggacctggagaacTACCTGGCGGAAAACGCAGAGCTGGTCTCTgagctgaagctggagcgGGAGCCGCTGGTGGAGAAGCtgacgctgctgacgaTAAGCACCATGTGCCAGCACCAGTCCGAGATCCCGATCGAGGTGATTGAAAAGAACCTGCAGCTGACGCCCGAGGAGGCCGAGGAGGTGATCGTGACCGCCATCGACAAGGGGGTGATGGAGGGACTAATAGACCAGAAGAGCAGGAAGGTCATCATAAACCACGTCGTGCACCGCGAATTCGGCAGCGAggagctccagcagctctaCGACAAGCTCAAGATGTGGAGCTCCAGCATCAACGGCCTCGTCTCAGTAGTCCATCGCAAAACTCAAGACCACTAGAACCGTAATCTGTTCATGGTTTCCACTGTACACTATACGTACAAATACGTAAATGCATACACACTATACATACAAATACgtaaaaacatacacactagcCTGGAACGTATTGTAAATGGACACAATATTAGGGCCTCGCTACATGTCGATAATCCTTGACAGCTTTTGAATCCTATTGATGAGAAGGTCGccctaaaataaatgtattaaaGGCTGCGGTAGTAGTATCTAGGTATGGTATTTACAGCAACGGTAGTAGTATAAAGGAGATAGTACTGATATTAACGGTAGTAGTATCTAGGTATGGTATTAAAAGCAACGGTAGTAGTATAAAGGAGATAGTACTGATATTAACGGTAGTAGTATCTAGGTATGGTATTAAAAGCAACGGTAGTAGTATAAAGGAGATAGTACTGATATTAACGGTAGTAGTATCTAGGTATGGTATTAAAAGCAACGGTAGTAGTATAAAGGAGATAGTACTGATATTAACGGTAGTAGTATCTAGGCATGGTACCAATACTGAGGGTAGCAGTACGTTCAAAATAATTACCTGCTTAATTGTCTGAACGTAGTTATTGTTTCTCTCGTCCACAACGTTGTTCTCAATAATGCCATTGACTTTGTCAATTTTACAGTCAAGTCTCATGCCACTGATGTAGGAGACCAACTCCCTAAAGAAACATGAACTCAGTGTGTGCACGGCAAGTTACTCTTCTATGAATTCGCTCGAAACTTGGAATGCGTCTGCCATGTTTTTTAGCGTCACCGACTTATAGGGCCTCAGGAACTGCCTGTAGGCCGGCAGTCTGGCCTGTCTCACGAAGTATCTGCAATGACGGCCCAGATAGCGATCCTTAACTATAATCTTGCTGACCTCAACTGAAGAGAAATTAGTAACGGTGTATGCATGTTGTTACAGCTAgcaataatattaatagcATTGGTTGTAGCAATAATAGCAAtaatagcaataacaataacaatactACTAGCAATAGTAACAGCAATAATAGCAATAGACATAACGTTGGTGTTTACCTAGGTGCCTCATGTAGTTCTTGTAGTTGCCGTTGTAAAATTCACTTATCAGTTGGTAGAGAGATGACCCCGGGGGGGCCACTTGACTAACTTCCGAGGACCCTAGAACCTTGTTCTTTATAACGGTCCTATCCATGGTGACCTAAGtgtcattttatttatttatcagtCTAAATACCAGTGATAGTGTCACTGAATACAAGACCAGTTCCTCGAGCGATATCAACTCCGTTGCTGTGAAGGTCGACATTGAGTCCAAAAACAGTTCAGCCGCTACAACATTCTCTGTGTCTGCATTTTGTCAAACCTTCCTTGAACTTCCTGCAGAGCATCAGCTGCACTGCCTCGTAGATGTGAAGCCTGTTTCTCAGCTCCCAGTCTCCGCCCTTTTCAATGTCCCTAACGTTAATTATGAACGTGCTTCGCTACAATCGTACTGTTTTGCAATC encodes:
- a CDS encoding 26S proteasome regulatory subunit: MSSRCCRNDSATTTTLKSLPNFEIEKLRHLLTVHDDMDVDKSKLIEPLLQLIKQNHMYPYYEKIKAKLGIMEDDPEIESFKELNKKAVEEFDEKIEFAEKNFGTSEIKDAIVDKGNFYFKIGDEENTVKVYELALEKTVGVNSKLEIVLAIMRAAFFFNDVPLLVKYMEIAKQDIEKGGDWELRNRLHIYEAVQLMLCRKFKEAAELFLDSMSTFTATELISLEELVLYSVTLSLVTMDRTVIKNKVLGSSEVSQVAPPGSSLYQLISEFYNGNYKNYMRHLVEVSKIIVKDRYLGRHCRYFVRQARLPAYRQFLRPYKSVTLKNMADAFQVSSEFIEEELVSYISGMRLDCKIDKVNGIIENNVVDERNNNYVQTIKQGDLLINRIQKLSRIIDM
- a CDS encoding uncharacterized protein (proteasome component region PCI domain containing protein), with the protein product MTTFVPLSQDTEGAVSSASLGDWVLGILKVRSPTKTASYYSQLLDQFQEVDGEQIIKESFQLFELLLSEHLTVFEFLEEAKQNGNTAMLSLDPSSKVETEVKVKYSDALKQVEEYFTVLMYMLQLRFTSSGQIEKAGQLLLKAIEDGDSFLDLRLRLLQMLYNSVEPTLPLRVQVYISILEFAAKHGIFHTLVNVVKEVDEWMVDWSVDKKSKIRIYHIIAEQLDKLNRADLAYKFWKKRVESSSDPELFTTEENLNATVTFVVRSLRSEHILYFDQLLLMPAVNYLRNTRYANLVTLLEVFIRGTLEDLENYLAENAELVSELKLEREPLVEKLTLLTISTMCQHQSEIPIEVIEKNLQLTPEEAEEVIVTAIDKGVMEGLIDQKSRKVIINHVVHREFGSEELQQLYDKLKMWSSSINGLVSVVHRKTQDH
- a CDS encoding uncharacterized protein (NOT2/NOT3/NOT5 domain containing protein), with amino-acid sequence MDISLATNEPLTAEALNDDESIQNDLDNLSNSFEDLNFVDRNISDLKRELISIDKEEGFDENHFLLENDDNTLEENFSETEVGSRADSQQPGSPAKSYSSPETQQDQARFGLEGIFDAMKTYYTDKSPFLPTGKLDTEPLKQRLLQENPQPQRTLDEDSIFFDRCLSNYNYGKTTSFRNSNFPKLSLETVFYVFYNVPRDAVQDMAAKELFKRQWKYHEKNKLWFKKDQDKLTWIYFDPACWCTRSLNLTAEVESSLMSREDLDKLSENHD